A portion of the Rhinopithecus roxellana isolate Shanxi Qingling chromosome 19, ASM756505v1, whole genome shotgun sequence genome contains these proteins:
- the GPRC5C gene encoding G-protein coupled receptor family C group 5 member C isoform X3, with protein MRGRGSQQQQTTRRQGQKLPSPSLAGKCESAQPGGTQPEPGLGARMAIHKALVMCLGLPLFLFPGAKAQSHVPPGCSQGLNPLYYNLCDRSGAWGIVLEAVAGAGVVTTFVLTIILVASLPFVQDTKKRSLLGTQVFFLLGTLGLFCLVFACVVKPDFSTCASRRFLFGVLFAICFSCLAAHVFALNFLARKNHGPRGWVIFTVALLLTLVEVIINTEWLIITLVRGSGEGSPQGNSSAHWAVVSPCAIANMDFVMALIYVMLLLLGAFLGAWPALCGRFKRWRKHGVFVLLTTATSIAIWVVWIVMYTYGNEQRNSPTWDDPTLAIALAANAWAFVLFYVIPEVSQVTKASPEQSYQGDMYPTRGVGYETILKEQKGQSMFVENKAFSMDEPAAAKRPVSPYSGYNGQLLTSVYQPTEMALMHKVPSEGAYDVILPRATANSQVMGSANSTLRAEDMYSAQSHQAATPLKDGKNSQVSELTQRGQANPNQVFLRL; from the exons GGACCCAACCAGAGCCTGGCCTGGGAGCCAGGATGGCCATCCACAAAGCCTTGGTGATGTGCCTGGGACTGCCTCTCTTCCTGTTCCCAGGGGCCAAGGCCCAGAGCCATGTCCCACCCGGCTGCAGCCAAGGCCTCAACCCCCTCTACTACAATCTGTGTGACCGCTCTGGGGCGTGGGGCATCGTCCTGGAGGCCGTGGCTGGGGCAGGCGTCGTCACCACATTTGTGCTCACCATCATCCTGGTGGCCAGCCTCCCCTTTGTGCAGGACACCAAGAAACGCAGCCTGCTGGGGACCCAGGTGTTCTTCCTTCTGGGGACCCTGGGCCTCTTCTGCCTCGTGTTTGCCTGCGTGGTGAAGCCCGACTTCTCCACCTGTGCCTCTCGGCGCTTCCTCTTTGGGGTTCTGTTTGCCATCTGCTTCTCCTGTCTGGCGGCCCACGTCTTTGCCCTCAACTTCCTGGCCCGGAAGAACCATGGGCCCCGGGGCTGGGTGATCTTCACTGTGGCTCTGCTGCTGACCCTGGTGGAGGTCATCATCAATACGGAGTGGCTGATAATCACACTGGTTCGGGGCAGTGGCGAGGGCAGCCCTCAGGGCAACAGCAGTGCCCACTGGGCCGTGGTCTCCCCCTGTGCCATCGCCAACATGGACTTTGTCATGGCGCTCATCTACGTTATGTTGCTGCTGCTGGGTGCCTTCCTGGGGGCCTGGCCTGCCCTGTGTGGCCGCTTCAAGCGCTGGCGTAAGCACGGGGTCTTCGTGCTGCTCACCACGGCCACCTCCATTGCCATATGGGTGGTGTGGATCGTCATGTATACCTACGGCAACGAGCAGCGCAACAGCCCCACCTGGGATGACCCCACGCTGGCCATCGCCCTTGCCGCCAATGCCTGGGCCTTTGTCCTCTTCTACGTCATCCCCGAGGTCTCTCAGGTGACCAAGGCCAGCCCAGAGCAAAGCTACCAGGGGGACATGTACCCCACCCGGGGTGTGGGCTATGAGACCATCCTGAAAGAGCAGAAGGGTCAGAGCATGTTCGTGGAGAACAAGGCCTTTTCCATGGATGAGCCGGCTGCAG CTAAGAGGCCGGTGTCACCATACAGCGGGTACAACGGGCAGCTGCTGACCAGTGTGTACCAGCCCACCGAGATGGCCCTGATGCACAAAGTCCCA TCCGAAGGAGCTTACGACGTCATCCTCCCACGGGCCACCGCCAACAGCCAGGTGATGGGCAGTGCCAACTCGACCCTGCGGGCTGAAGACATGTACTCGGCCCAGAGCCACCAGGCGGCCACACCGCTGAAAGATGGCAAGAACTCTCAG GTAAGCGAACTGACCCAGAGAGGTCAGGCCAACCCCAACCAGGTTTTCCTAAGACTCTGA
- the GPRC5C gene encoding G-protein coupled receptor family C group 5 member C isoform X5: MAIHKALVMCLGLPLFLFPGAKAQSHVPPGCSQGLNPLYYNLCDRSGAWGIVLEAVAGAGVVTTFVLTIILVASLPFVQDTKKRSLLGTQVFFLLGTLGLFCLVFACVVKPDFSTCASRRFLFGVLFAICFSCLAAHVFALNFLARKNHGPRGWVIFTVALLLTLVEVIINTEWLIITLVRGSGEGSPQGNSSAHWAVVSPCAIANMDFVMALIYVMLLLLGAFLGAWPALCGRFKRWRKHGVFVLLTTATSIAIWVVWIVMYTYGNEQRNSPTWDDPTLAIALAANAWAFVLFYVIPEVSQVTKASPEQSYQGDMYPTRGVGYETILKEQKGQSMFVENKAFSMDEPAAAKRPVSPYSGYNGQLLTSVYQPTEMALMHKVPSEGAYDVILPRATANSQVMGSANSTLRAEDMYSAQSHQAATPLKDGKNSQVSELTQRGQANPNQVFLRL, encoded by the exons ATGGCCATCCACAAAGCCTTGGTGATGTGCCTGGGACTGCCTCTCTTCCTGTTCCCAGGGGCCAAGGCCCAGAGCCATGTCCCACCCGGCTGCAGCCAAGGCCTCAACCCCCTCTACTACAATCTGTGTGACCGCTCTGGGGCGTGGGGCATCGTCCTGGAGGCCGTGGCTGGGGCAGGCGTCGTCACCACATTTGTGCTCACCATCATCCTGGTGGCCAGCCTCCCCTTTGTGCAGGACACCAAGAAACGCAGCCTGCTGGGGACCCAGGTGTTCTTCCTTCTGGGGACCCTGGGCCTCTTCTGCCTCGTGTTTGCCTGCGTGGTGAAGCCCGACTTCTCCACCTGTGCCTCTCGGCGCTTCCTCTTTGGGGTTCTGTTTGCCATCTGCTTCTCCTGTCTGGCGGCCCACGTCTTTGCCCTCAACTTCCTGGCCCGGAAGAACCATGGGCCCCGGGGCTGGGTGATCTTCACTGTGGCTCTGCTGCTGACCCTGGTGGAGGTCATCATCAATACGGAGTGGCTGATAATCACACTGGTTCGGGGCAGTGGCGAGGGCAGCCCTCAGGGCAACAGCAGTGCCCACTGGGCCGTGGTCTCCCCCTGTGCCATCGCCAACATGGACTTTGTCATGGCGCTCATCTACGTTATGTTGCTGCTGCTGGGTGCCTTCCTGGGGGCCTGGCCTGCCCTGTGTGGCCGCTTCAAGCGCTGGCGTAAGCACGGGGTCTTCGTGCTGCTCACCACGGCCACCTCCATTGCCATATGGGTGGTGTGGATCGTCATGTATACCTACGGCAACGAGCAGCGCAACAGCCCCACCTGGGATGACCCCACGCTGGCCATCGCCCTTGCCGCCAATGCCTGGGCCTTTGTCCTCTTCTACGTCATCCCCGAGGTCTCTCAGGTGACCAAGGCCAGCCCAGAGCAAAGCTACCAGGGGGACATGTACCCCACCCGGGGTGTGGGCTATGAGACCATCCTGAAAGAGCAGAAGGGTCAGAGCATGTTCGTGGAGAACAAGGCCTTTTCCATGGATGAGCCGGCTGCAG CTAAGAGGCCGGTGTCACCATACAGCGGGTACAACGGGCAGCTGCTGACCAGTGTGTACCAGCCCACCGAGATGGCCCTGATGCACAAAGTCCCA TCCGAAGGAGCTTACGACGTCATCCTCCCACGGGCCACCGCCAACAGCCAGGTGATGGGCAGTGCCAACTCGACCCTGCGGGCTGAAGACATGTACTCGGCCCAGAGCCACCAGGCGGCCACACCGCTGAAAGATGGCAAGAACTCTCAG GTAAGCGAACTGACCCAGAGAGGTCAGGCCAACCCCAACCAGGTTTTCCTAAGACTCTGA
- the GPRC5C gene encoding G-protein coupled receptor family C group 5 member C isoform X4, which translates to MRGRGSQQQQTTRRQGQKLPSPSLAGKCESAQPGGTQPEPGLGARMAIHKALVMCLGLPLFLFPGAKAQSHVPPGCSQGLNPLYYNLCDRSGAWGIVLEAVAGAGVVTTFVLTIILVASLPFVQDTKKRSLLGTQVFFLLGTLGLFCLVFACVVKPDFSTCASRRFLFGVLFAICFSCLAAHVFALNFLARKNHGPRGWVIFTVALLLTLVEVIINTEWLIITLVRGSGEGSPQGNSSAHWAVVSPCAIANMDFVMALIYVMLLLLGAFLGAWPALCGRFKRWRKHGVFVLLTTATSIAIWVVWIVMYTYGNEQRNSPTWDDPTLAIALAANAWAFVLFYVIPEVSQVTKASPEQSYQGDMYPTRGVGYETILKEQKGQSMFVENKAFSMDEPAAAKRPVSPYSGYNGQLLTSVYQPTEMALMHKVPSEGAYDVILPRATANSQVMGSANSTLRAEDMYSAQSHQAATPLKDGKNSQVFRNPYVWD; encoded by the exons GGACCCAACCAGAGCCTGGCCTGGGAGCCAGGATGGCCATCCACAAAGCCTTGGTGATGTGCCTGGGACTGCCTCTCTTCCTGTTCCCAGGGGCCAAGGCCCAGAGCCATGTCCCACCCGGCTGCAGCCAAGGCCTCAACCCCCTCTACTACAATCTGTGTGACCGCTCTGGGGCGTGGGGCATCGTCCTGGAGGCCGTGGCTGGGGCAGGCGTCGTCACCACATTTGTGCTCACCATCATCCTGGTGGCCAGCCTCCCCTTTGTGCAGGACACCAAGAAACGCAGCCTGCTGGGGACCCAGGTGTTCTTCCTTCTGGGGACCCTGGGCCTCTTCTGCCTCGTGTTTGCCTGCGTGGTGAAGCCCGACTTCTCCACCTGTGCCTCTCGGCGCTTCCTCTTTGGGGTTCTGTTTGCCATCTGCTTCTCCTGTCTGGCGGCCCACGTCTTTGCCCTCAACTTCCTGGCCCGGAAGAACCATGGGCCCCGGGGCTGGGTGATCTTCACTGTGGCTCTGCTGCTGACCCTGGTGGAGGTCATCATCAATACGGAGTGGCTGATAATCACACTGGTTCGGGGCAGTGGCGAGGGCAGCCCTCAGGGCAACAGCAGTGCCCACTGGGCCGTGGTCTCCCCCTGTGCCATCGCCAACATGGACTTTGTCATGGCGCTCATCTACGTTATGTTGCTGCTGCTGGGTGCCTTCCTGGGGGCCTGGCCTGCCCTGTGTGGCCGCTTCAAGCGCTGGCGTAAGCACGGGGTCTTCGTGCTGCTCACCACGGCCACCTCCATTGCCATATGGGTGGTGTGGATCGTCATGTATACCTACGGCAACGAGCAGCGCAACAGCCCCACCTGGGATGACCCCACGCTGGCCATCGCCCTTGCCGCCAATGCCTGGGCCTTTGTCCTCTTCTACGTCATCCCCGAGGTCTCTCAGGTGACCAAGGCCAGCCCAGAGCAAAGCTACCAGGGGGACATGTACCCCACCCGGGGTGTGGGCTATGAGACCATCCTGAAAGAGCAGAAGGGTCAGAGCATGTTCGTGGAGAACAAGGCCTTTTCCATGGATGAGCCGGCTGCAG CTAAGAGGCCGGTGTCACCATACAGCGGGTACAACGGGCAGCTGCTGACCAGTGTGTACCAGCCCACCGAGATGGCCCTGATGCACAAAGTCCCA TCCGAAGGAGCTTACGACGTCATCCTCCCACGGGCCACCGCCAACAGCCAGGTGATGGGCAGTGCCAACTCGACCCTGCGGGCTGAAGACATGTACTCGGCCCAGAGCCACCAGGCGGCCACACCGCTGAAAGATGGCAAGAACTCTCAGGTCTTTAGAAACCCCTATGTGTGGGACTGA